The proteins below come from a single Caulobacter segnis ATCC 21756 genomic window:
- the dnaJ gene encoding molecular chaperone DnaJ: MRDYYEILGVTRTVDEAGLKSAFRKLAMEHHPDRNGGCENATGRFKEINEAYSVLSDPQKRAAYDRFGHAGVNGPQGGPGGFGGQGFDASDIFNDVFGDVFGEMFGGGRRQSNGPQRGQDLRYDLEISLEQAYAGAEVEITVPAAMTCEVCEGSGAKPGTSPTVCGTCGGAGRVRATQGFFAVERGCPRCGGSGRLVLDPCANCNGHGQVRRERVLSVRIPAGVDDGARIRLAGEGDAGARGGPRGDLYIFLSVTPHELFERDGLDLLCTVPVPMTTAALGGDIDAPCLLGGENCDGNCKVKVTVPEGAQTGKTVRLKGRGMPSLRSRQRGDLVVELFVETPTHLSARQKELLKELAGLCGEKQNPKSANFVGKAKRFWEEVTGN; the protein is encoded by the coding sequence ATGCGCGACTATTACGAAATTCTCGGCGTGACCCGGACTGTCGACGAGGCAGGTCTGAAGTCCGCGTTCCGCAAACTGGCGATGGAACACCACCCCGACCGCAACGGCGGTTGCGAGAACGCGACCGGGCGGTTCAAGGAAATCAACGAAGCCTATTCGGTCCTCTCGGATCCCCAGAAGCGCGCGGCCTACGATCGCTTCGGCCATGCCGGCGTCAACGGTCCGCAGGGCGGACCGGGCGGGTTCGGCGGCCAGGGCTTCGACGCCAGCGACATCTTCAACGACGTCTTTGGCGACGTTTTCGGCGAGATGTTCGGCGGCGGCCGTCGCCAGTCGAACGGTCCCCAGCGCGGCCAGGACCTGCGCTACGACCTGGAGATCAGCCTCGAGCAGGCCTATGCGGGCGCCGAGGTCGAGATCACCGTCCCCGCCGCCATGACCTGCGAGGTCTGCGAGGGCTCGGGCGCCAAGCCGGGCACCAGCCCCACCGTCTGCGGCACCTGCGGCGGCGCCGGCCGCGTCCGCGCCACCCAGGGCTTCTTCGCCGTCGAGCGCGGCTGCCCGCGCTGCGGCGGCTCGGGCCGTCTGGTGCTTGATCCCTGCGCGAACTGCAACGGCCACGGGCAGGTGCGCCGCGAGCGCGTCCTGTCGGTCCGCATCCCGGCCGGCGTCGACGACGGCGCCCGGATCCGTCTGGCGGGCGAGGGCGACGCGGGCGCGCGCGGCGGTCCGCGCGGCGACCTCTACATCTTCCTGTCGGTGACGCCGCACGAGCTGTTCGAACGCGATGGCCTCGACCTGCTCTGCACCGTGCCGGTGCCGATGACCACGGCGGCGCTCGGCGGCGACATCGACGCCCCCTGCCTGCTGGGCGGCGAGAACTGCGACGGCAATTGCAAGGTCAAGGTCACGGTGCCCGAGGGCGCCCAGACCGGCAAGACCGTCCGCCTGAAAGGGCGCGGCATGCCGTCCCTGCGCAGCCGTCAGCGCGGCGACCTGGTGGTCGAGCTGTTCGTGGAAACCCCAACCCACCTCTCCGCCCGCCAGAAGGAGCTGCTCAAGGAGCTGGCCGGCCTGTGCGGCGAGAAGCAGAACCCCAAGTCCGCCAACTTCGTCGGCAAGGCCAAGCGCTTCTGGGAAGAGGTCACCGGGAATTAA